The Streptomyces sp. NBC_01298 genome contains the following window.
ACTGTCTTTGGCATGTAATTTTCTCCCTCATCCAGAGTCGCGCATGCGGACATTAGCAGTCCATTTCGCGCGCATCTACAGCGAGAACCAGCTGTCTCACCTAGCAGATAAGGGCTTGTCGCGTCCGACCTGCGGTCAGGACGCGAAAAGGCGGCGGCTCCCGGCATGCCGCCCGGAACCGCCGCCCTGGAGGAGCGGACTACTCGACGACGAGCTCGACGGGGATGTTGCCGCGCGTGGCTCGGGAGTAGGGGCAGACCTCGTGGGCCTGCTTGACCAGCAGCGTGCCCGTCTCCCCCATCAGCGCCTCGGGGAGTTCCACGCGCAGGACCACGGCCAGACCGAAGCCCGCGCCGTCCTTGCCGATGGAGACCTCCGAGGTCACCGAGATCTCGCTGGTGTCGACCTTGGCCTGGCGGCCGACCAGCCCGAGGGCACTGGCGAAGCACGCGGCGTATCCGGCCGCGAAGAGCTGCTCGGGGTTGGTGCCCAGACCGCTGCCACCGAGGGCCGGCGGCATGGCCAGCGCCAGGTCGATCTGACCGTCGGAGCTGACGGCGCGGCCTTCGCGGCCGTTGGCGGTGGCGACAGCGGTGTAGATCGCGTCCATCTCGGGGGTTCCTCTCACGGGGCGGAGGCGGGGCCGTCGACCGACGACCTCGCCCCATCAATATGGCACACAATTAAGTTGTGCACAATTCAGTTGCCGACACGGCACCCCGGGTACACTTCCCTCCATGACCGAGCAACCGACCGACGCCCTACCCGACCAGGACTTCCTGCGCCTCGACGGCCAGATCTGCT
Protein-coding sequences here:
- a CDS encoding organic hydroperoxide resistance protein; the encoded protein is MDAIYTAVATANGREGRAVSSDGQIDLALAMPPALGGSGLGTNPEQLFAAGYAACFASALGLVGRQAKVDTSEISVTSEVSIGKDGAGFGLAVVLRVELPEALMGETGTLLVKQAHEVCPYSRATRGNIPVELVVE